A stretch of the Ostrea edulis chromosome 9, xbOstEdul1.1, whole genome shotgun sequence genome encodes the following:
- the LOC125660431 gene encoding uncharacterized protein LOC125660431, whose amino-acid sequence MDSIFKSAVNVKFCEIEDCEFPLKCFCHDCCMGLCFRCSKIHFKRRNSHRIVLYRERAKIRSKACGSHMCLLKGPCMEVCCFTCRKVICDSSIEDHEFHYTMTTSEQLVYFERMINYLRLVRSKIRNITKFLAKIEQGVPVNYGRSKQLKWKMKHAFLTTARYNLPHLTDIKRRGEEYIRLCRQMQDSFSLGQTLSKNVPNATFITAPNINVISIANPGGRPKKNFGPLLICNIRIFTKPFSGVKLFGSSDISVWVHEKNARVLSHHDICGSCRSKYILDMVPEFVTLARDHIVYVDNSKNTVYKLSSKGTQKLVQESANCTQKLMTESANCTQNLTTESANCTQKLVTESGIITAISSSSNDSLLVCTCNMATGRGEIRKYDISDGNLLQILASSSEFPFSFYDLLNVFSVTENIDGSVWFLALLDRSEVRKIVKISRCFTDRNDSFAVAQVLDNLRTICPMEITHNSRGDILILDDNKKEVHIVNKIGNLTWSWSFRGNIESICVDPSDKLWVADSDGDIKAFGCYRLCKPISRQGVKNVLKKYSKNRFWGVSHAKSLASSVTFSKHLKKHHNEISCEICSFSYMYPSLLATLPESGSTNLKPN is encoded by the coding sequence ATGGATAGCATCTTTAAGAGCGCTGTTAACgtgaaattttgtgaaatagaaGACTGTGAATTCCCTCTAAAATGTTTTTGTCATGATTGTTGTATGGGCCTGTGTTTCAGGTGTTCTAAGATTCATTTTAAACGCAGAAATTCTCACAGGATTGTTTTGTACAGAGAGAGAGCAAAAATCAGGAGTAAAGCTTGTGGAAGTCATATGTGTCTCCTAAAGGGACCGTGTATGGAAGTTTGCTGTTTCACTTGTAGAAAAGTAATTTGTGATAGTAGTATTGAAGATCACGAGTTTCATTATACCATGACAACATCGGAACaacttgtatattttgaaagaatgaTCAACTATTTGAGGCTCGTTCGTTCAAAGATCAGgaacattacaaaatttttAGCAAAAATTGAACAAGGAGTTCCTGTTAATTATGGAAGATCCAAACAATTGAAGTGGAAAATGAAACATGCTTTCCTAACTACAGCAAGATATAACTTACCTCACCTAACTGACATCAAGCGTAGAGGAGAAGAGTACATTCGTCTATGTAGACAAATGCAGGATTCTTTTAGCCTTGGACAAACTTTGTCCAAAAACGTCCCGAATGCAACATTCATAACAGCACCAAATATTAATGTCATTTCGATTGCTAACCCAGGTGGCCGCCCCAAAAAGAATTTCGGACCTCTTTTGATATGCAATATCCGGATTTTCACCAAACCATTTTCAGGTGTAAAACTCTTTGGCAGCAGTGACATCAGCGTTTGGGTACACGAAAAGAACGCTAGAGTTTTAAGCCACCATGACATCTGTGGGAGTTGTCGCAGTAAATACATTTTAGATATGGTTCCAGAATTCGTCACCTTAGCTCGAGATCATATAGTATACGTAGATAACTCCAAAAATACAGTATACAAACTTTCTTCTAAAGGTACACAAAAACTGGTGCAGGAGTCTGCTAATTGTACACAAAAACTGATGACGGAGTCTGCTAATTGTACACAAAACCTGACGACGGAGTCTGCTAATTGTACACAAAAACTGGTGACGGAATCTGGTATCATCACGGCTATTTCGTCTTCCTCAAACGACTCTTTGCTGGTCTGTACCTGTAACATGGCCACAGGTAGAGGAGAAATTCGCAAATATGATATCAGTGACGGGAATTTATTGCAGATCCTGGCAAGTAGTAGCGAATTTCCATTTTCCTTTTACGATCTGTTAAATGTGTTTTCCGTCACTGAAAATATTGACGGTAGTGTGTGGTTCTTAGCGCTGCTTGATAGGTCAGAGGTCAGGAAAATCGTCAAAATCAGTAGATGTTTCACTGATCGCAATGATTCATTCGCGGTGGCCCAAGTTCTTGACAACTTGCGGACCATTTGTCCAATGGAGATAACACACAACAGCAGAGGTGACATTTTGATCTTAGACGACAATAAAAAAGAGGTCCATATCGTGAACAAAATTGGGAATCTGACGTGGTCTTGGTCTTTTAGAGGGAATATTGAAAGTATTTGTGTTGATCCCTCAGACAAATTATGGGTAGCCGATTCTGACGGCGATATTAAAGCTTTTGGATGTTATAGATTGTGTAAACCAATTTCTCGGCAAGGAGTCAAAAATGTTCTAAAGAAATACTCAAAGAATCGTTTCTGGGGTGTGAGTCATGCGAAATCGTTAGCTTCTAGTGTAACGTTTAGCAAACATTTGAAAAAGCACCACAACGAAATATCCTGTGAAATCTGTTCATTTTCATATATGTACCCATCGTTGCTAGCCACGCTTCCTGAGTCCGGAAGTACCAACCTCAAACCGAATTGA
- the LOC130050272 gene encoding E3 ubiquitin-protein ligase TRIM71-like, with protein sequence MLQPRRSAQDVLLCDSCETAPLQSHCERCNINLCTNCVGKHLLDSSRKHQVIPFIERSSTPNYPKCHSHPDKQCELHCKKCDLPVCSTCALFGKHKGHDISDIQKELSAKTQDLRKDLEELETRIYPRYEEIVSDVQTEKAELERKYGKLTTAADQQGEALHREITAIVNKRKSDIAEMKTKHLAVLNKNTDEITHSITELKQIILNLKAILESNDVSLISTYKSRNAEFRRLPPKVQVTLPSLSAQKINTEQLREMFGSLSPLSINTEEQGYIMKSAEAVSSPPVKPLLDEPRVTATIDTGYSRLYGVSCVSEEQVWTRGDNEIMKLLNLRSKLLTSIQTKSGRQPGGIAVTRDGDLVYTDYRDKTINLVKNKEIQTVITLQRWMSFILQGWGPHGVCRTASGDLLVTMNSDDGKQSKVVRYSGSTEKQSIQFDDQGRPLYSRARHISENRNLDICVVDWDVDAVVVVNQSGKLRFRYTGHPSNTKQSFTPVGITTDSQSHILTADYRNHRIHILDQDGQFLRYIHCDLRGPFGLCVDIRDNLFVAECVTAKVKKIQYL encoded by the coding sequence ATGCTGCAACCCCGGCGCAGTGCCCAAGACGTCCTACTGTGTGACTCCTGTGAAACTGCccccctacagagtcactgtgaacgttgtaatataaatctctgtACTAACTGTGTAGGAAAACATCTCTTGGATTCGTCTAGAAAACACCAAGTCATACCGTTCATCGAGAGAAGTTCTACTCCTAACTACCCAAAATGCCACAGCCACCCCGACAAACAGTGTGAACTTCACTGTAAGAAATGCGACCTTCCCGTCTGTTCTACCTGCGCCTTATTTGGTAAACATAAAGGTCacgatatatcagatattcagaAAGAACTCAGCGCTAAAACACAAGATTTACGAAAAGATTTGGAAGAACTCGAGACCAGAATTTACCCTCGATATGAAGAAATTGTCTCCGATGTCCAAACTGAGAAAGCCGAGTTAGAAAGGAAGTACGGGAAACTGACCACAGCTGCCGACCAACAAGGAGAAGCCTTACACCGGGagatcaccgccattgtcaacaaACGGAAATCCGACATAGCGGAGATGAAAACAAAACATCTGGCTGTcttaaataaaaacacagatgAAATCACACACAGTATTACTGAACTCAAACAAATCATTCTAAATCTGAAGGCAATATTGGAATCCAATGACGTCTCCCTAATCTCTACCTACAAATCTAGGAATGCCGAGTTCAGGAGATTACCCCCAAAAGTCCAAGTTACATTACCAAGTTTGTCagctcagaaaataaacacagaACAGCTCcgtgaaatgtttggttctctgtcgccattatccattaacacagaagaACAAGGTTACAtaatgaagtcagcagaagctgtatcgtctcctccagtcaaaccactgcttgatgaaccgcgcgtcaccgccaccatagacactgggtatagcAGACTATACGGTGTTAGCTGTGTCAGTGAAGAACAAGTCTGGACACGCGGGGATAACGAAATCATGAAGCTCCTCAACCTCCggagtaaactactgacatcaatacaaaccaagtcagggagACAACCAGGGggcatagcagtgacacgggacggggatcttgtttatactgactataGAGATAAGACTATAAACCTGGTCAAGAATAAAgagatacagaccgtgatcacactacagagGTGGATGTCTTTCATACTACAGGGGTGGGGACCTCACGGTGTCTGCCGTACCGCCTCTggtgatctcctggttaccatgaacAGTGATGATGgaaaacaatccaaagtcgtgcgttactctggctccacagagaaacaaagcattcagtttgatgatcagggccGTCCTCTCTATTCACGTGCTCGTCACATCAGTGAaaacaggaacctggatatctgtgtggttGACTGGGACGTTgatgcagtagtggtggtcaatcagtcaggaaaactccgatttagatacactggtcatccctctaataccaagcaatcatttactccagtcggcatcactacagacagccagagtcacatcctgacagcagactatagaaatcaccgtatccacatcctagatcaggacggacagttcctccgttacattcactgtgatttacgCGGTCCATttggtttatgtgtggacatcagagacaacctctttgtggctgagtgtgtcactgctaaagtgaagaaaatccaatatctataa